One window of the Leptospira koniambonensis genome contains the following:
- a CDS encoding SpoIIE family protein phosphatase — translation MDPLFFNFYSFGSILIVLYFFYAGFFFLTIKERSMAAFHLGVCALTTVFHNIGYFWGFISFEENTIFHRVIAVAGPLMSFTQLVGFFIYFPEPRKKGILPGLIFYWLLYLGVLVVTGYYVYVSWDAPRSFVPGSHYWDYEVHVFYSYFIYIILFYEVCYLVIGIWKAIIETGKERRSVIYILLSYAVITVVPGILNALSRNGTVARATYQQSFNLGMVTGMFLIMIVYVNATKERTTILNRIIGVSLATFFVCYQLVGYSILNGYERTYDDMKRRDSSIAVLEQKDPQGLAYIVSYDPDKNEFRSEKGNKDPRFKKEDELEVRFFREKQKISNLGSLPAKERLERTETILETSPNDFKAYAAGIRAFLKSKGNETVKDPDIEDYFRGIYGKLNIIRNKYSRLPDRKKQKSIEGLLISTDVGLSETLAYVKQSAIQAVNSDKSAEHVSKIVLNSLAPIHFAGERIYRGTRVYSPSDPKPVMYLSYYFAPSLSGKIYEVGFEYKDYRIFHHDPSFILVASMVLTFFVIVIGFRFFFQNAIVVPMDEVVVGLTEVNSGNLEYRLTPRVEDEIGFIARSFNKMARSILAARKRLEQYADELEEKVKDRTKELEKTLEEVNELKQQQDGDYFLTSLLIKPLGANKAVSENVKVDFLIEQKKKFSFRRFNDEIGGDMNISNQITLRGQRYIVFLNADAMGKSMQGAGGALVLGAVCESIIERTRIVGSMKEQSPERWLKNAFIELHKVFESFEGSMLVSSVIGLIDEDSGTLYYINAEHPWTALYRDGKADFIENDLMFRKLGTTGMDGKISVKTFQLLPGDVIIAGSDGRDDILLGNDEEGARIINDNEKLFLKLIEEGNGELSNIYDSIKKVGSLTDDLSLVRISFKEEGGIERIQEKEKIRQLLRKAKEKSQDKNIKEALSFLEEADSLDNRLPEVKKGLLKYHIRLKNYSKAAQFAEEYLNIRPVDKEILFIASYVARRARQFQKAQDFGERLLLREPDHVRNLINLTRISIALRNYERAKHLLREAQRVEPENSQVLKIKQALDKI, via the coding sequence ATGGATCCGTTATTTTTTAACTTCTACTCTTTCGGTTCGATCTTAATCGTTCTATACTTCTTTTATGCTGGCTTCTTCTTTCTTACGATCAAGGAACGAAGCATGGCTGCCTTCCATTTGGGAGTCTGTGCTTTAACCACAGTTTTCCATAATATAGGGTATTTTTGGGGCTTTATCTCCTTCGAAGAAAATACAATTTTTCATAGGGTCATTGCAGTCGCAGGTCCTTTGATGAGTTTCACTCAATTAGTAGGATTTTTCATCTATTTCCCTGAACCTAGAAAGAAAGGGATCTTACCAGGTCTGATCTTTTATTGGCTTCTTTATCTGGGAGTTTTGGTAGTCACAGGTTATTATGTTTATGTTAGCTGGGATGCTCCTAGATCTTTTGTTCCAGGAAGTCATTATTGGGACTATGAGGTTCATGTATTTTACAGTTATTTTATATATATAATCTTATTCTACGAAGTATGTTATCTTGTGATCGGTATCTGGAAGGCGATCATAGAAACAGGAAAGGAGAGAAGGTCCGTAATATATATTCTTCTTAGCTACGCTGTGATCACAGTGGTTCCTGGAATTTTAAACGCTCTTAGTCGAAACGGAACAGTGGCACGTGCAACTTATCAACAATCCTTTAACCTAGGAATGGTTACTGGAATGTTCCTGATCATGATTGTGTATGTGAACGCGACTAAAGAAAGAACTACAATCTTAAACCGTATCATCGGAGTTTCTTTAGCTACATTTTTCGTATGTTATCAGCTAGTAGGTTATTCTATTCTGAATGGATATGAAAGAACTTACGACGATATGAAAAGAAGAGACAGCTCTATTGCAGTTCTGGAACAAAAGGATCCACAAGGCTTGGCTTATATAGTTTCTTATGATCCAGATAAGAATGAATTCCGATCAGAAAAAGGAAATAAAGATCCTCGATTCAAAAAAGAAGATGAATTAGAAGTTCGCTTTTTTAGAGAAAAACAAAAGATCTCTAATCTGGGAAGTTTGCCTGCAAAAGAAAGATTAGAAAGAACAGAAACGATTCTGGAAACTTCTCCAAATGACTTTAAAGCTTATGCTGCAGGTATCCGCGCATTCCTGAAATCGAAAGGTAATGAAACAGTAAAAGATCCTGATATAGAGGATTATTTCCGAGGAATATACGGAAAATTGAATATTATTCGAAATAAATACTCTAGGCTTCCTGATCGTAAAAAACAAAAATCTATCGAAGGATTGCTCATTTCTACAGATGTCGGATTATCTGAAACATTAGCATATGTAAAACAATCTGCAATCCAAGCGGTAAATTCGGATAAATCTGCGGAGCATGTCTCCAAGATCGTGCTAAATTCTCTGGCTCCAATTCATTTTGCCGGAGAAAGAATTTATCGAGGCACAAGAGTCTATTCTCCTTCTGATCCTAAGCCGGTAATGTATCTTTCCTACTATTTTGCTCCGAGCCTGAGTGGAAAAATATACGAGGTAGGATTTGAATATAAGGATTATAGAATATTCCATCATGATCCAAGTTTTATTTTAGTAGCATCCATGGTCCTGACATTCTTCGTGATTGTTATAGGATTTAGGTTCTTCTTCCAAAATGCGATCGTAGTTCCGATGGACGAAGTAGTCGTAGGATTAACTGAAGTAAATTCAGGAAATTTAGAATATAGACTGACTCCTCGAGTGGAGGATGAGATTGGATTTATCGCCAGATCATTTAATAAAATGGCGAGAAGTATCCTCGCAGCCAGGAAAAGGCTCGAGCAATACGCAGATGAATTAGAAGAAAAAGTAAAAGATAGAACCAAAGAATTAGAAAAAACTTTGGAAGAAGTAAATGAACTCAAACAACAACAGGACGGAGATTATTTCCTTACTTCACTCTTGATCAAACCTTTAGGTGCGAACAAAGCTGTATCCGAAAATGTCAAAGTTGATTTTCTAATAGAACAAAAGAAAAAGTTCAGCTTCCGAAGATTTAACGATGAGATCGGTGGAGATATGAATATCTCTAACCAGATCACTCTTAGAGGCCAACGTTATATAGTATTCTTGAATGCGGATGCGATGGGGAAATCTATGCAAGGAGCAGGAGGAGCCTTGGTTTTAGGAGCCGTCTGTGAATCGATCATTGAAAGAACTCGGATCGTAGGATCTATGAAAGAGCAGTCTCCGGAAAGATGGTTGAAAAACGCATTTATAGAATTGCATAAAGTATTCGAAAGTTTTGAAGGTTCAATGCTCGTATCTTCTGTAATCGGGCTAATAGATGAAGATTCTGGAACATTATATTATATTAATGCAGAACATCCTTGGACCGCGCTTTATCGAGATGGAAAAGCAGACTTTATAGAGAATGATCTTATGTTCAGGAAGTTGGGAACCACTGGAATGGATGGAAAAATTTCAGTGAAAACATTCCAGCTATTACCTGGAGATGTGATAATTGCTGGTTCAGATGGAAGGGATGATATTCTTCTCGGAAACGATGAAGAAGGCGCAAGGATCATCAATGATAATGAAAAACTTTTCTTAAAGTTGATAGAAGAAGGAAACGGAGAACTTTCTAATATATATGACTCTATAAAAAAAGTGGGTTCTTTAACTGACGACTTGTCCTTGGTTCGAATTTCTTTCAAAGAAGAAGGAGGGATTGAAAGGATCCAAGAGAAGGAGAAGATCAGGCAACTTCTTAGAAAAGCCAAAGAGAAATCCCAAGATAAGAATATCAAAGAAGCATTATCTTTCTTGGAAGAAGCAGACTCATTAGACAATCGTCTACCTGAAGTAAAAAAGGGATTACTTAAGTATCATATTCGATTAAAGAACTATTCCAAAGCTGCACAATTTGCAGAGGAATATTTGAATATTCGTCCTGTAGATAAAGAAATACTATTTATTGCTTCTTACGTAGCAAGAAGAGCTAGACAATTCCAAAAAGCTCAAGATTTCGGCGAAAGATTACTCTTAAGAGAACCTGATCATGTTAGAAATTTAATCAATTTGACTAGGATCTCAATCGCTTTAAGAAATTATGAAAGAGCAAAACATCTTTTGAGAGAAGCTCAAAGGGTTGAACCCGAAAATTCCCAAGTCCTAAAGATCAAACAAGCGCTAGATAAAATATAA